Genomic DNA from Myxococcales bacterium:
GCGTCAAGGCTTCCATCGCGTCGCTGAGCGCCTTTTCGTTCTCCGGCGGCAGGTTGCACGCGCCAATGGCCTCGGCATCGGCCGCAGCTAGAACGCAATCTGTGAACTCGTCGGGCCATTTGTCTTCGGCGCAGCGCGTCTTCATGATGGTCTGAATCTCGGCGAAGATAGGCGTCAGCTTTTCCTTGGCCGTCTCGGGCGCGCCGGCGCGCACCTCGGTTTCCAGCGCGCTGCCAACCTTGACGGCAACGTCGGTGCATTTGTCGGCGGCAACAGTCGCCACCGGCTCGGCGGCCTCGCCGCCAGATTTTTTCTTGCAGCCCACGGTCGAGGATGCGAGCAGCGCGAGGGCGCACAACAGGGACAAACGGGTGGCGCGAAGGCCGAGGGAGCTTGATTTCATAGGTAAGGGCGAGATCCTTTCGCGGGCATGGTGACGTTACCGCCCGCCAAAGGCAATCTAGTCGGCTTGTGAAATGATCCGTTCGAGCACATAGGGTGGACCAATGGTTTTGCCGCCACGGCGGCGCTGACGCCCTGGAGGCCGCTGACGTACCATGAGGCCGAGATGAACTGGCTTACGCGGATATTTGGGCGGCATGCGGCGCCAGCGCCTGCACCGGCGACGTCGGCCTCCGCGCCGAGGGAAGCAAGCGATGATTTGTATGCGGCACGAGCGCGCCGCAATTTCGCGGAACAGCTTGCCGGGACGTTCTGCCGCGGGATGCCCGGCGCGACGCTAGAACGGTTCGGCGCGGCCGAGCGCGATGACCATTTGCTGGCGCGCGTGACCTACCACCACCAGGGCGTCGTATCGCGACTGGTCCTCTATGCCGAAGACGACGGCCTGCATAGCTCGGTGTTTGTTGAGACCCGCTGCAAGGGCGTCTTTGGCACCCTCACTTTGTTTCGCGCCGCTGCTGGCGAAACCTTTGACGACGATACGCCCAGGGTGTTCCTCGCGCCGACGACGTATGCCACGGGGCCTCGGATCGTAAACGAAATCGCGCGGCTACGAATGTTGCCCGAGGAAATGCAAGCGCGGTTGTTTGCGCTCGCAGGCAGGGTCGAGCGCGTGGCGTTGGCAGATGAGGTGATCGTCGCGCACCTTGGTGACCTCGACAAGCTCGCAGAGGTCCTGCGATCGCCCACGCAGACGCAACGCCAGGTGCTAGGTGTTGGCAACGAGCTGGCCGCCATCGCGGCGAGTTGGTTGGCGATAAGCCATGACGAGGCGCAAGTTATTGAAGCCCGCGTGTGCGTTTTTTGCGGCGCGGCGTTCGTGTTTGCGCCGAGTGGCCCGCGCTGCACGCGTTGTGGAGGCACGGCAAATAATGCGCGGCCGATGCCACCCCCGCAGCACATCGAAATTCCCGATGATCCGCTGCTGGCCCCAGACGAGGCGGCGCTTGCGGGGCCCGCGATGGCAGCTAACCGCGTGCTGGCGTACGCTCTCTGCCAACTCGCGTCCGGCGCGGAAATGACCGATGAGGCCGCGCGCGGCCGCTTGTTCGTCACGTACACCCTGGATGGGCGCAGCTTCCGTGCAAAATTCAAAGATGCGTATGTCGGCGTGCGCACCGCGGTTGCGGGCGCGCGTGGCGACTTTTTCTTGGCTTGGAGCCATCAAGACGTCACCGGCACCATCAACGCCGGCGAGGCATGGCGCGAGACCGAGCGGAAGATCTTTTTCTCTAAGCACTGTCGCGTGCGCAGCGACCACACGGCCAAGGAGGCCGCGCGGCTGGCGTCGTTGCCGGCGCCTGCGCTGCGCATGCTCACAGAGATGTGCGAGGCCTATGAATCCAATGCGTCGCTCGAGGCCGGCTTTCTCGCGCAAGGCATGGGAGGCGTCGCGCATCGTCGCGGTGCTGAGGCGATTATCGAATGCAGCCAAACGTTGGCGGCGATTGCCGACGCGTTGCCGCGCGACTACCCCGACGTGGATGCGCTACGCTACCAAGTCGCCGCGTGTCGCCACTGTGGCTGGGAGTATTTTATCGACCAGGCGCGCCGCGCTTGCACCCATTGCGGCGGCGCGGCAGCATAGGCCGGCAACTGCGCGAAGTCGTAAGTGACCCCCAACGCCGAAAACAAGAAAGGCCGCTGCAAGCAGCGACCTCTCACGTGACAACTGTTACTGGCCGCGTTGCCGCGGTCAGCGTATTGTCGAAATGGCTTAGTTGCCTTTTGGAGCTTCGGTCTTGGCGGCTTCAGCGCCAGCCTTGGCAGCTTCCGCGCCGGCAGCAGCGCCAGCAGCAGCGGCTTCAGCGCCAGCAGCAGCGCCAGCGGCGGCAGCTTCGGTGCCTGGAGCGCCAGCGGCGGCAGCGCCAGCAGCAGCGCCAGCAGCGGCGGCTTCGGCGCCAGCGGCAGCAGCGCCCGCAGCGGCGGCGGCTGGGTCAACAGGCATGGCGCCTTGCATGGCGGCCATGATTTCTGGAACCAGCGACTGCATGTCTTCCATCATTTTCTTTTCGAGGTCAGCTGGCAGCTTGCAGCCGTCGAGCGCCTTTGGATCCGAAGCCTTTTCGACGCAGGTGGTGAATTCGGCTGGCCACTTGTCGGCATCGCAGCGCGCGACCATCTTGTCTTTGGCCTTGGCGAATACGCCGTCGAGCTTGGCTTGCGCCTCAGCTGGGAGCGTGCCCGCAGGCGAGCTCTTTTTCATCATTTCGCCAACCTTGGCGCCAATGGCGGCACATTTGTTGCCAGCGGCAGCCGCAGTGTCCTCTTTTTTACAGCCAGCAAAGGCGAGGGAAGCAATAGCAATCGAAGCAAAAGCAAGTTTACGCATGTATTAGAATATCTCCTTGGGAGCCCCACACTGCTAAATCCCGGCGTTGGAGTCAACGAATCAATCGTAATTGGGGCTCTACAATTGGCGAGATCGCTCGCGAACTGGCTATTGAAGTTGCCACAAGCGTTCGCAGCGTGACCGCAAGGCTCAGCGAGTGGCTAGATAAACGACTGCTGGTAGCTGGCATCTTCAACGGCCAACGCGGCCGCTGTGGCCTGCAGTGGCTTAAAGCAGTCGAGCATGACGGCAAGCTCGTCGGTGCGGGTGGTGCCAATCGATCGTTCGTAGGCACCAGGGTGCGGCCCATGTGGCACGCCGGTTGGATGATGCGAGATGCTGCCGGGCGCGACGCCGCGGCGCGAGGTGAAGTTGCCATCGCAATAAAAGATGATCTCATCGCAGGCAGGTGACGAATGCGGGTAGGGGCAGGGAATTGCCTCGGGGTGAAAGTCTACCAGCCGCGGCACGAAGCTGCATACCAGGGCGCCGCGCGCGGCAAACGTGCCGTGCCAGGTCGGCGGCAAGTGCACCGAGCTGACGCGCGGTTGGAAATTTAGGATGGGAAACGCAAACGGATACACGCTGCCATCCCATCCAACTACGTCGAGCGGGGCGTCTTGATAGGTAAAACCGTGCCAGCGGCCGCCGCGCTTGACCACGAGGTCGCGCACGCCGTCGTCGGTAGGGCCAATAAACGTCGGGCGTTTGAAATCGCGGTGGCTGTATGGCGCGTCCATGCGCAGCTGGCCCGCTTCATTGCGAAATTGCTTGAGCAGGTGCATGCCGCCTTTGAACTCGAACCAACACCAATATTGCGGCACGGCCGCATTGGCGGTCTTGCCCTCGTGGCCGCACAGGATAAACCGATGCGGCAGCGCGGCCGGGATGTAGACGTAGTCGCCCTGGCTAAATGCAAGGTCGCCAAGCGCGCTGCGCAGCACGCCACCGCCTTGGTGCACGTAAATGAGCATGTCGCCGTCTGCATTGCTGACCAGCACCGGGTCATCGGCGTCGGGAAAGGCAACGCCGGACGTGAGATCGTCGTTGAAGAGCAGCGCGGTTAACGCGTCGACCGGCGGGCCTCCACGCGCGTGCTGTTCGAAGGTCTTATAGTGGCGCTTGGCCAAGGGGCGCGTGGCCTCGGTGTCGGCCGCGACGGCCTCGGCCCAGCCATGCTGCGCGTTGGCGAGCGCCTGCGTATGAGGGCGCGCGAGATGATACATGATGGTATAAGGGCCATCAAAGCCGTCGCGCGTGAAGCACTCTTCATAGCGCAAATCGCCTTGCGGGCCGCGTAGCGCGATGTGGTGTTTGCGCGGGATTTCGCCGACCGTTATGCGATCGATCATTAGCGCTTCCCCGCGGAGGTTTGCTCGCGTTCGATGCTTTCAAAGAGCGCGCGAAAGTTGCCGGCGCCAAAGCCGCGGTCGCCCTTGCGTTGGATGATTTCGTAGAAAAAAGGCCCGGCTTTGGCGTCTTGGTAGAGCCCTGAGGCCTCGCGTAGAAAGATCTGCAGCATGTAGGTGCTCTTGGCGTCGCCGTCGACGAGAATGCCAAGATCGCGCAAGATCGCGATATCTTCGTCGATTTGCTTGATGCCCGATTGCTCAATGCGCGCCGGCAACATGTCGTAGTAACTGCCCGGCGTCGGCATGAAGTTGATCTTGCGTTCGCGCAGCCCGCGCACGCTGCTGACAATGTCGGCCACGGTGAGCGCGACGTGCTGCACGCCATCGCCGCGCAGCTCCTCGTTAAAGATGTTGATCTGCGAATTCTTGAAAAACGGCCGCGTCGGCTCGTTGTTGGCGAATTTGACGTTGCTGTGCGGATCGTACATGACGATGGACTTCAGCCCTGAGCCCGTCGCGCGGTTTGGGTCGACATCGCTGGTGTGAAAATCGACCTTCCATAGCTGCTCAAAGCCCATGACCTGCTCGAGCCAAAGCAGCATCGGCTTCATCGTTTGAAAATTGCTGGTGACGTGATCGATGTCGGCAAAGCCAAAGCGATTGGTCGCCGTGGGGCTCGCGCCTGGGGCGACGGCGACGGCGCCGGGATAGAGCGCGGCAAAGCCATTGCGCTGGCGAAAGCGAAACGTGGTATCGCCAAACGGCGTGGTGATCGAAAACTGCCGCAGCGTGCCGCCGGCGTCGGTGTACGTCGCGATATCGTCGATCGGCGTGCCGCCACGCGCCTCAAGCAGGGCAAATGTCTTGTCGATGTCGGCAACCTCAAAGATGAGCGTGCCGACGCCGGCGGGGTGCTTTTTCATAAAGCGCCAGGCGCGGCCGCCTTCGCCGAGCGGCGTGCTGCAGACCACGGTGATGTTGCCGGCGCTAAAGGCCACTGAACGCTGTTTGCCCGCGGCCTCAAGTTCTGGCGAAGAGCGCCAGGTTTCGGCAAAATCGAGCGAGCCGCTATAAAACGCACGGCTGCGATCGAGGTCTTGAACGTAATAGTGAATGCCCTCGATGCGCGTAATGCCTAGCGACTCCAGCTTGCTCATGATGCCGCTGGTTATAGGGAAAAAGCGCGTTAGATGCCAGCGCCGGCCGCCACGAGCCGTCCTACGGCGTCCACACGGTGACAGAATATGGGCTGCTGCTCGTGTTGCCCGAGGGCGTCACGCGCCACACCGAAATGAGATAGGTGCCGGCGGAGAGGCCGGTGAGATGCACGGTTTGCGGCGAAGGTTGCGAGGCCGTGGCGTCGATAAAGGTCGTGCTCGTGCCGTTGTCGCGATAGATGTTGGCCTTGAACTGTTCGCCGCCCAGCGACCAGGCGAGGCGCACGCTAAACGCTGAGCCGGTGACGATCACCTTGTAGAAGTCGAGCTCGCCGCCAATGGGCTCGCTGCAGAGAACGCCGCTGTGGCTGGTCTCGCTTGCGGAGAGCGCGATGGCCGTTGCCCCCGCGATGCCGTCGTCGGCGTTTTCTTCGTTGTCATCGCTGGTGCAGGCGCTATAGCCGGCGATGCACGTCAACGTTTGCAGCGAACAAACCGGGGCGGTTGGGAGATCACAATCGCTGTAGGTCGTGCAGGCCTGGCCGACCCCGGCATCGCTGGGTGCGTCGCCCGCGCCATCGCTGGCGCCGTCGCTTACCGCGTCACCACCACCGTCATTGTTGCTGCCGTCTTGGCCGGCGTCGTCGCTGCCGTCCGGCGTGCTATCCGCAAGTCCATCGCTACCCGCGTCGCCAAACTGTGGCGCATCGCCGGGCACGCTAGGAAAACTCGCCGTCGCGCAACTTCCGATGAGCGCGATGAAACACACGGCAACGAAGTGGGCGGGCTTCACGTGGCTAGTTGTGCACAAAAATCGGGCGAAATGCATCGCCATGGCCTTAACAATTAGGTCGCCGAAAGCCGGACAAGGTCGTCCGCGACCGGCTGCGACAGCGCGCGGCAGGTCGCGTCGTAGGCGCGCTGGAAGGCCTCTGGTCCGCGCTCCAGGCGAAAAGGATTGAGCCGCGGCAGGTCGTCGATCACGAGGCTCACCATGTTGGCGCGGTGAGGCACTTGCAGGGCCGCGCTTGCCGCGCTTCGCCACGGCGAGCGACTGGAGAGATGATGAAACAGCGTGCGCGCGCCTGACGGCACCGAGGCGAGACCGGGGCGGTCGGCGATGCCGCCGTCGAGCACCCAGCGGTCTTGCCAGCGCACCGGCTGAAACAGGCCGGGGAAGGCGCATGAGCCGGCAATCGCGGCGGTCAAATCGCCGCGGTCGGCGATGATCGTGGTCCGCTTGCCGAGATCAAACAGCGAGAATGCGCTCGGCACGCGGCACGTCGCGAACTCTTGCGTGGCAAGAGCGTCGCGCAATTTGGCGGCAAACCGCGCGCCGCGCAAGACGCCCAAGCCTGGCGCCGGATCCCAAAAGTCTTCGCGACGAAGGGCAACCAGGAGGCGACGCAGGTCGTCGCTCGCAAGCCCCGACGCCCACAAACCGCCAACTAGGGCGCCCGCGCTCGAGCCGGCGATGCGCGATGGCACCAACCCGGAGTGCTCCAGCGCGGTGAGCATGCCAGCGTGCGCAAAAAAGCCAAAAAAACCCGATGACATGGCGAGGCCAAAGGGTGCCCGCGCAAGCCAGGCGGCGAGGGACTCGCGGGGGGCGTCGCCGGCTGCGCTTGAAGGCGGGGTTTGTGGCGCGCGGGTCATGGTGTGACGTGAGATCGGCGTGCTAAGACAACGGCGATGACAACCACGAAGCTAGCAGCAATTATATTCGTTGTGGGCCTTGCCGCCTGCGAGAAGAAAAAATCCGGTGAGGCCCAGGAAGCCGCCACCACCGCCAATGCCAACACCGCCAACGCAAATGCGCCGGCGCTAAATGCCGGCGGTCCCACCGCCGCCGCGATCAAGGCTGACGCGACCTGCGAAGAGGCCGCGGTCGCCATGGTGCCCCCGCAGGCCAAGGCTGATGGCAGTGGCGCGAAGATCGAGGCCATCGTGCTGGCGGCGTGCTCGGAAATGCCGTGGACCGCGGCCGAGCGTGGCTGCCTTGCCAGCGTCGGCGGCGAGGTCGAGCGCTGCGAAGCGAGCATTGGCCAAGAGCGGCTGCAGGCGATCTTTGAAAACGTGCGCGCCAAGATGAAGGGGCCCGATCAGCCGGCACCGAGCGACGTCGCGGCGCCACCAAAGGGCGCCAAGAAGAGCAAGGCCGGCGTGTTTTACAAAGTGCAAAAGGTGGGCAGTGGCAAGGTGCATCCAACCGCGACCTCGACCGTGACCGTGCACTACACCGGCTGGACCACCGATGGCAAAATGTTTGATAGCTCGGTGTCGCGCGGCGAACCCGCGCAATTTCGGCTCAGCGGCGTAATTGCCGGCTGGACCGATGGCCTTCAGGTCATGGTCGAAGGCGAGACCACGCGCTTTTGGATTCCCGAAGAGTTGGCGTACAAAGGTCAACCCGGCGCCCCCGCGGGCATGCTCGTGTTTGATGTCGAGCTGATCAAGATCGAAAAGTAGTTTGGTTGCCGGTCGAGTAGGTCAACTGCTCAATGTTGCGGTGGCTACTTGGGATTGCGGCATGAGGGCACGACATCGAACGCGTAATCATCGGCATAGTCGGTGAAGGCGATGAGCACGGCGTTGGAGGTGGTTGCGTAGTTGGCCCACGTCGGCTCGTCGGCCAACTGCGCGTGCAGGTCGTTGTCGCTCTCGCCATAGTAGGTCTTCGAGCCGACGCGCCACGCGTGAATCCAGTATTGGTCCGACATTAGCGAATCCGTTTCGTTGGCGAGCAGGTCAGCGACGTGCCATGGATTGCCCACCCAGCAAGGCTTGGCCAGATCTGCATCGGCGGCGAGCGTTCCTAAGTCGCTGATGGTGCCGTACATAAACGTTTCTACCTCCTCGGCTAGCTCAAGCTCATCGAAAAGTTGGGCCCAGTCAGCGATAAACGACTCGTACGGCTGATCATCATTGATCCACACGTGCGGCCCTATGGGTGTGAGGTCATCGTGCTCACTGGTGGTAGCGGTGATGGAGGCCAGCGCCTCGCCCTCCGCGGTCACCGCGGGGATGCGTATAGAGGTCGGGTAGTGGCCATTGAGGGTGGCATGCCAGCGCAGCGCGGAGAAGACCTTGATGCCGACGTAGGGGACCTTATCGAGGGCAACCGTTGAGGTGTACGGGCCGTTTTCCTGCCGCGTATCGTAAATGTTTCTGGCAACTCGGGTGG
This window encodes:
- a CDS encoding homogentisate 1,2-dioxygenase encodes the protein MIDRITVGEIPRKHHIALRGPQGDLRYEECFTRDGFDGPYTIMYHLARPHTQALANAQHGWAEAVAADTEATRPLAKRHYKTFEQHARGGPPVDALTALLFNDDLTSGVAFPDADDPVLVSNADGDMLIYVHQGGGVLRSALGDLAFSQGDYVYIPAALPHRFILCGHEGKTANAAVPQYWCWFEFKGGMHLLKQFRNEAGQLRMDAPYSHRDFKRPTFIGPTDDGVRDLVVKRGGRWHGFTYQDAPLDVVGWDGSVYPFAFPILNFQPRVSSVHLPPTWHGTFAARGALVCSFVPRLVDFHPEAIPCPYPHSSPACDEIIFYCDGNFTSRRGVAPGSISHHPTGVPHGPHPGAYERSIGTTRTDELAVMLDCFKPLQATAAALAVEDASYQQSFI
- a CDS encoding VOC family protein, with protein sequence MSKLESLGITRIEGIHYYVQDLDRSRAFYSGSLDFAETWRSSPELEAAGKQRSVAFSAGNITVVCSTPLGEGGRAWRFMKKHPAGVGTLIFEVADIDKTFALLEARGGTPIDDIATYTDAGGTLRQFSITTPFGDTTFRFRQRNGFAALYPGAVAVAPGASPTATNRFGFADIDHVTSNFQTMKPMLLWLEQVMGFEQLWKVDFHTSDVDPNRATGSGLKSIVMYDPHSNVKFANNEPTRPFFKNSQINIFNEELRGDGVQHVALTVADIVSSVRGLRERKINFMPTPGSYYDMLPARIEQSGIKQIDEDIAILRDLGILVDGDAKSTYMLQIFLREASGLYQDAKAGPFFYEIIQRKGDRGFGAGNFRALFESIEREQTSAGKR
- a CDS encoding patatin-like phospholipase family protein — encoded protein: MTRAPQTPPSSAAGDAPRESLAAWLARAPFGLAMSSGFFGFFAHAGMLTALEHSGLVPSRIAGSSAGALVGGLWASGLASDDLRRLLVALRREDFWDPAPGLGVLRGARFAAKLRDALATQEFATCRVPSAFSLFDLGKRTTIIADRGDLTAAIAGSCAFPGLFQPVRWQDRWVLDGGIADRPGLASVPSGARTLFHHLSSRSPWRSAASAALQVPHRANMVSLVIDDLPRLNPFRLERGPEAFQRAYDATCRALSQPVADDLVRLSAT
- a CDS encoding FKBP-type peptidyl-prolyl cis-trans isomerase, which translates into the protein MVPPQAKADGSGAKIEAIVLAACSEMPWTAAERGCLASVGGEVERCEASIGQERLQAIFENVRAKMKGPDQPAPSDVAAPPKGAKKSKAGVFYKVQKVGSGKVHPTATSTVTVHYTGWTTDGKMFDSSVSRGEPAQFRLSGVIAGWTDGLQVMVEGETTRFWIPEELAYKGQPGAPAGMLVFDVELIKIEK
- a CDS encoding helix-hairpin-helix domain-containing protein, yielding MSPALSGGMQQNRRSQIAIASLFTLSTIACVAAPDAAYEAASSLGAEDVSDDDKALGFDIEADAPDAVAVLKIASTYSVAKLVAAGLTTRVARNIYDTRQENGPYTSTVALDKVPYVGIKVFSALRWHATLNGHYPTSIRIPAVTAEGEALASITATTSEHDDLTPIGPHVWINDDQPYESFIADWAQLFDELELAEEVETFMYGTISDLGTLAADADLAKPCWVGNPWHVADLLANETDSLMSDQYWIHAWRVGSKTYYGESDNDLHAQLADEPTWANYATTSNAVLIAFTDYADDYAFDVVPSCRNPK